From Lycium ferocissimum isolate CSIRO_LF1 chromosome 12, AGI_CSIRO_Lferr_CH_V1, whole genome shotgun sequence, one genomic window encodes:
- the LOC132041145 gene encoding probable CoA ligase CCL5 — translation MAQFINESTIDPKSGYSLANSTFYSKRKPIPLPPNQSLDVTTFISSRAHNGKIAFIDATTGKQLTFSDVYNAVESLATCLSVDMGIRKGHVILLLSPNSIYFPIICLAVMSLGAIITTTNPLNTNQEIAKQIKDSNPVLAFTISQLLPKLTGSGLPVILINGEQDIAHKASFGNLKIVGVLENLMKRKPCESRLKERVTQDDTATLLYSSGTTGASKGVVSSHRNLIAMVQTIVGRFKLDEGEQTFICTVPMFHIYGLAAFAAGLLASGSTVVVLSKFEMDEMLSSIHKYKAAYLPLVPPILVALVNNADMIRKKYDLSSLKNVLSGGAPLSKEVIEGFLEKYPNVVILQGYGLTESTGIGASTDSLEESRRYGTAGILSPSMEAKIVDPESGKAFPVNKTGELWLRGPTIMKGYFSNEEATASTLDSEGWLRTGDICYIDEDGFIFVVDRLKELIKYKGYQVPPAELEALLLTHPEISDAAVIPFPDKEVGQFPMAYVVRKSGSSMSESAVRDFIAKQVAPYKRIRRVAFVASIPKNPSGKILRKDLIKLATSKL, via the exons atGGCACAGTTTATCAATGAATCAACCATCGATCCAAAATCAGGTTACTCTCTAGCAAACTCAACATTCTACAGCAAACGTAAACCAATTCCTTTACCACCAAACCAATCCCTGGACGTAACAACTTTCATATCATCCCGTGCCCATAATGGCAAAATAGCGTTTATTGACGCTACAACAGGGAAACAACTCACTTTCTCTGACGTTTATAACGCCGTTGAATCTTTAGCCACGTGTCTCTCTGTCGACATGGGAATTCGTAAAGGCCATGTCATTCTTCTGTTATCTccaaactctatttattttcCTATTATATGTCTTGCTGTTATGTCACTTGGTGCTATAATTACTACAACTAATCCACTTAATACTAATCAAGAAATTGCTAAACAGATTAAAGATTCAAATCCTGTTCTTGCTTTTACGATCAGTCAGTTATTACCGAAATTAACTGGATCAGGTCTACCGGTTATTCTCATTAATGGTGAACAGGATATAGCCCACAAGGCTAGTTTTGGTAATTTGAAGATTGTGggtgttttggaaaatttgatGAAGAGAAAGCCATGTGAAAGTAGATTGAAAGAACGAGTTACACAAGATGATACAGCTACTCTACTTTACTCTTCAG GTACTACTGGTGCGAGCAAAGGAGTGGTTTCATCTCATAGAAACTTGATCGCTATGGTTCAAACAATTGTGGGTCGGTTCAAACTAGACGAAGGAGAACAAACTTTTATTTGTACAGTACCTATGTTTCATATTTACGGGTTAGCAGCATTTGCAGCTGGTTTATTAGCATCAGGGTCAACAGTTGTAGTACTATCAAAATTcgaaatggatgaaatgttgtcaTCTATTCATAAATACAAAGCAGCTTATTTACCCTTAGTGCCACCAATTCTAGTAGCATTAGTTAACAATGCTGATATGATAAGAAAGAAGTATGATTTGAGCAGTTTAAAGAATGTTCTTTCTGGTGGTGCACCATTGAGTAAGGAAGTAATTGAGGGGTTTTTGGAGAAATATCCAAATGTGGTGATTTTGCAAGGGTATGGGTTGACTGAGTCAACGGGAATAGGGGCATCTACGGACTCGTTAGAGGAAAGTAGGAGATATGGGACGGCGGGGATTTTGTCGCCAAGCATGGAAGCGAAAATTGTTGATCCGGAAAGTGGGAAGGCTTTTCCCGTGAATAAGACTGGTGAGCTTTGGTTAAGAGGGCCTACCATTATGAAAG GTTATTTCAGTAATGAAGAAGCTACTGCTTCCACTCTAGACTCTGAAGGATGGTTGAGAACTGGAGATATCTGCTATATAGATGAAGATGGTTTCATCTTTGTGGTTGATAGATTAAAGGAGCTGATCAAATATAAGGGCTATCAG GTTCCTCCAGCAGAATTAGAGGCTTTGTTGCTCACTCATCCAGAAATTTCTGATGCTGCTGTTATACC GTTTCCGGATAAGGAGGTTGGCCAGTTTCCTATGGCATATGTAGTACGAAAATCTGGAAGTAGTATGTCAGAGAGTGCAGTCAGGGATTTTATTGCCAAACAG GTGGCTCCATACAAGAGAATTCGGAGAGTTGCATTTGTTGCTTCCATACCCAAGAATCCTTCTGGTAAAATACTTAGGAAGGATCTAATAAAGCTAGCAACATCTAAACTCTGA